In Streptomyces sp. NBC_00654, the genomic window TGGAGGTTTCGTCGGTGAGGTGGCTGAGGCGGGTGTGTATGCGGTGGCGGGCGGGGGTTGCGACGCTGGTGGGGGCTTCGACCAAGCTGGCCGGCTGCTGGAGGGTTTCGGTGACGAGTTCTGCGAGGGCGGTGGGCAGGGTGGCGGAGAGGACAGCGACGCGGCCTCCGGTGCGTGTCCACAGGCGCATCATGGCGAGGATCATGCCGAGGCGGCGGGTGTCGAAGGCGTGCAGTTCGTCCAGGATGAACACGGAGTTGGTGCTGTCCATCAGGATGCTGGAGTGGACGGGGCCGGCCAGTGCTCCGCGCATGAGTTGGTAGGGGGTGCCGACGCGCACGAGTTCGAGGAAGTTCTTCGTCGCTTCGGCTCGTGAGTGGGCTTTGGCTGCTGTGTCGGTGCGGTCCTCGTCCTCGCCGCAGCCGTCGGCGAGGGAGCGGGCGAGATGGTAGGAGGCGGCCTTGGAGTGGGCGACTCCGATGCCGTCCGGTGTGTCGAGTTCTTTGCGCAGACGGTCGGACATCGCGTTGATGCTGGCCAGGTAGGGGAGGACATAGAAGATCCGGGGGGTGCCGCCGGTGTGTGCGGTGAGGTCGTCGATCTGGGTTCTGGCCCAGAGCAGGGAGCCCTCGGTCTTGCCGCTGGCGGTCCATGACCTGAGCAAAAGGTGGCCGTGAGTGTCCCCGGCCATGTCCTGCTGAGGGCGGACGGTATGGCCTTTCGCGGCCAGCCGTTCGGTGAGGCGGGCACGGTAGTCCGCGGTCAGTGGGTGGCGTTGGTGGAGCGAGGCGTGGGCGGAGGAGAGGTGATCGGCCATGGTCACCGCTCCGAGGAGAAGGACGGCCAACAGGCCGTCGCTGTCTTCTTCTCCGAAGCCCAGGGGCTGTGACCAGCGGTGCAGGAGGTCTTCGAAGAGCTCGTGCGCTTTCGTCGTGAGCTCGCGGAGGTCTGCGGCAGGGACTTCTCTGTCGACGGGCAGGGCGCTGGCGCGTGCGGTGTGGTGCACCCAGTTCATCAGGTGGGTGAGTTGCTGCTCGTCGGCGGGGAGGAACCTGGCAGCGAATTCCTCGGCACTGTCGGTGCCGTACTGGGTGAAGACGGGGAGCTTACGCGCGTCGGCGCCTCCG contains:
- the cas3 gene encoding CRISPR-associated helicase Cas3'; this encodes GGADARKLPVFTQYGTDSAEEFAARFLPADEQQLTHLMNWVHHTARASALPVDREVPAADLRELTTKAHELFEDLLHRWSQPLGFGEEDSDGLLAVLLLGAVTMADHLSSAHASLHQRHPLTADYRARLTERLAAKGHTVRPQQDMAGDTHGHLLLRSWTASGKTEGSLLWARTQIDDLTAHTGGTPRIFYVLPYLASINAMSDRLRKELDTPDGIGVAHSKAASYHLARSLADGCGEDEDRTDTAAKAHSRAEATKNFLELVRVGTPYQLMRGALAGPVHSSILMDSTNSVFILDELHAFDTRRLGMILAMMRLWTRTGGRVAVLSATLPTALAELVTETLQQPASLVEAPTSVATPARHRIHTRLSHLTDETSITEIRDQLTDGRSVLVVANNVKDAILLYKELAPLCTQLHGKDSAYLLHSRYRRMDRTAIETGILKRFEAGSPRRPGLLVGTQALEVSLNIDLDLCHTSAADLEALLQRFGRTNRIGTLPPAPVVIHQPTYGPRRGGGGALWADGVYDEAPTRLAWDILTRHDGEIVDERLTTTWLDQVYSSDWGRQWRINVKNHQRDFEDAFLTFGQPFDDRSALAENFDAQFDGTEAILSTDRDAYAAALDKTTGNPKTSRLLADEYLIPMPHWAGGLTRYEKNLKTRVIDGDYDPVLGLLAVKGLLQETYRPGEVL